A single genomic interval of Mycolicibacterium sp. MU0053 harbors:
- a CDS encoding metal-dependent hydrolase, whose product MTDLIVRKMRFAFANHPVPFLWNEANPAFSGMANAVSFLAIGFEKMIGRMITEAMPLIKDPAIAEEADAFVRQEGQHAMAHRQHAKGLIKAYPQLQDTYDKVIGSFDDMTANTPLKYRLAYTADLEATFTPVFKLMLDHDDTLFAPGDDRVASLFLWHFVEEVEHRSSALLIYDEVVDQPWYRMRVAPSIFRHVWSVIQLACDDFNKYIPVQDRKVDAISTFGMQRRKKAVLQKLPFVKAGNDGPFGNAFGHLPVRDQLAAMIGVVRSQIPGHNPAHEKLPELAQVWFDRYDAGYDVTRWYTADDNDKIEWKQAADV is encoded by the coding sequence ATGACGGATCTGATCGTCCGCAAGATGCGTTTCGCGTTCGCGAACCACCCGGTGCCCTTCCTGTGGAACGAGGCGAACCCGGCCTTCTCCGGAATGGCCAACGCGGTATCCTTCCTGGCCATCGGTTTCGAGAAGATGATCGGGCGGATGATCACCGAGGCCATGCCGCTGATCAAGGACCCGGCAATAGCCGAAGAGGCCGACGCGTTCGTGCGGCAGGAGGGCCAACACGCGATGGCCCACCGCCAGCATGCCAAGGGCCTGATCAAGGCGTATCCGCAACTTCAGGACACCTACGACAAGGTCATCGGGTCCTTCGACGACATGACCGCCAACACCCCGTTGAAGTACCGGTTGGCCTACACCGCCGACCTGGAGGCCACCTTCACGCCGGTGTTCAAGTTGATGCTCGACCACGACGACACCCTGTTCGCGCCGGGAGACGACAGGGTGGCCTCCCTGTTCCTGTGGCACTTCGTCGAGGAGGTCGAGCACCGTAGTTCCGCGTTGCTGATCTACGACGAGGTTGTCGACCAGCCGTGGTACCGAATGCGGGTGGCCCCCAGTATCTTCCGACACGTGTGGTCGGTGATCCAGCTGGCCTGCGACGATTTCAACAAGTACATCCCGGTGCAGGACCGCAAGGTCGACGCCATCTCCACCTTCGGGATGCAGCGGCGCAAGAAGGCTGTGCTGCAGAAGCTGCCGTTCGTCAAGGCCGGGAACGACGGCCCGTTCGGCAACGCCTTCGGGCACCTACCGGTTCGGGACCAACTGGCGGCGATGATAGGCGTTGTCCGCAGCCAGATCCCGGGGCACAACCCCGCGCACGAAAAGCTGCCCGAACTGGCCCAGGTCTGGTTCGATCGCTACGACGCGGGCTACGACGTCACCCGGTGGTACACCGCCGACGACAACGACAAGATCGAGTGGAAGCAGGCCGCTGATGTCTGA